The genomic DNA AGGGCAGCACACTTGGCGCACTGTCTTACCTTCTTAAACCGCTGTTCGATAAGGTATTCTCGGAAGGTGGGCAGGATGCGCTGATATGGGTCGGCTTTGCGATTCTGGGGTTGTTTGTGTTGCGGGCGATCACATCGATCACCTCCAAGTCCTTGCTGACAACGATTGCGCAGCGGTCCTCATCGGCGATGCAGGTGGATCTGTTGCGCCATATCCTGACGCTGGACGCTGGTTTTTTCCAATCAAACCCGCCCGGCGCGCTGATTGAGCGGGTGCAGGGCGATACGGCTGCGGTACAAGGGGTTTGGTCCACGCTGATTACCGGGGTCGGGCGCGATGTTATCTCTTTGATCGGGCTGTTTGCGGTCGCCTTGGCGGTTGATCCGACTTGGACTGTGGCCGCGCTGATCGGCGCGCCGTTGCTGATTTTGCCCGCCTTGGTGATCCAGCGCTATATCCGCCGCAAAACAGCTGCGATGCGCATTGATGCGGGTCAACGCGCCACACGGCTGGATGAGGTGTTCCACGGTATTCAGGCGGTCAAGCTGAACCGGATGGAGGAATACCAAACCGGCCGGTTCAAAACCATCGTCAACACAATCGTGCGCGCCGAGATCAAGATGATGATCGGCCGCTCCACCCTTCCCGCCTTGATCGATGTGATCACCGGCATCGGCTTTTTCACGGTGCTGATGCTGGGTGGCGCGCAGATCGCCGATGGCACCCGCACCATCGGGGATTTCATGGCGTTTTTCTCGGCGATGGCGCTGACGTTCCAGCCTTTGCGCCGCCTGGGCGATATGGCCGGGTTCTGGCAGGTGGCAGCAGCCAGCCTTGAGCGGCTTTTCCGCCTGTTTGATACCCAGCCCACTCCGCGCCCCGATGCAATCGCGACGTTGCCCAATGCAGGCCAAGCGCCCCGCATCGAGGTGCGCGATGTCGTGTTCGGCTATGGCGACGTACCGGTGTTG from Pseudorhodobacter turbinis includes the following:
- a CDS encoding ABC transporter ATP-binding protein, whose amino-acid sequence is MAVAFGVMVIEGSTLGALSYLLKPLFDKVFSEGGQDALIWVGFAILGLFVLRAITSITSKSLLTTIAQRSSSAMQVDLLRHILTLDAGFFQSNPPGALIERVQGDTAAVQGVWSTLITGVGRDVISLIGLFAVALAVDPTWTVAALIGAPLLILPALVIQRYIRRKTAAMRIDAGQRATRLDEVFHGIQAVKLNRMEEYQTGRFKTIVNTIVRAEIKMMIGRSTLPALIDVITGIGFFTVLMLGGAQIADGTRTIGDFMAFFSAMALTFQPLRRLGDMAGFWQVAAASLERLFRLFDTQPTPRPDAIATLPNAGQAPRIEVRDVVFGYGDVPVLHGLSLVAEAGKMTALVGASGAGKSTVFNLLTAMATPQDGKITLDGTDIATLPLPALRSQFAVVTQDAALFDETIRENIALGSNPTETQLRAAMDAAHVSEFVDGLPLGLDSPAGPRGSALSGGQRQRVAIARALLRDAPVLLLDEATSALDAQSEALVAEALSEASKGRTTLVIAHRLATIRNADRIVVMDAGRAVDSGTHEELLARSGLYADLCKLQFQS